The following DNA comes from Alnus glutinosa chromosome 6, dhAlnGlut1.1, whole genome shotgun sequence.
aacaattttttagtaatttaaaaaagatattgttcaaattaaaaatttaaaagggaCATTATTAATTGAATATTAGTTTGACGGGTATATAAATTGCCTAAAAATATCTCAACTTCAAATAAATAGAACGCTCGTAACATGCAAATACACGACACGTTTCAAATTTGTatcttcaagaaaaatatacataaattgTTCTCACCATTTTCCTCATcccatggaaaagaaaaatgtgcaTCTTCACATTGATAAATCAATTAAGAGGAAATATAACCTCGAGCTTAATTAGTACACGTTTTTATTAATTCTCCCATCTCTGTGGTGCTTGTAAGGGTCTTGCATTTTCTGCATCTCCAAGGCACTAAAAACCCCATAACCATTAGTACTTTCATCAGGAGCACCACCATGGccaccatcatcatcttcatcactCGGTTGGTCAAATGCCAGCAATTCTTTCTCATATTTGACACTTTTGATTTTCATAGGCATAACCTTGACTTTTGGATCATGCCCATTCAGAAGGCTAACCACTTCCTTCATGTTGGGTCGCTTTTCAGGCTCGTTTTGCACACACAGTGCAGCAACACTGATAGCTTGTTTCAGCTGGCTTTCATCAAAATTTCCCCGAAGTTTTGGATCAGCAAGATTCTTAAACCTCCCAGTGCTTATGAGCGGCTCTGCCCATTCAGTTATCGTCCTCTTAACCCCTCCAGGTAGCTTTTCTATGGGTTTTCTTCCTGTAATGATCTCCAGCAGCAGAATTCCAAAACTGTACACATCACAACTCTCGGAAACCTTTCCCCACATCGCATATTCGGGTGCTAGGTATCCCAAAGTGCCCTTAACACGTGTAGTCAGGTGGCTTACGCCTTCGGGAATAAGCTTTGCAAACCCAAAATCAGCAACCAGTGGCTCAAAATCTGAGTTCAAAAGCACATTACTGGCCTTTATATCTCTATGAATGATGTGGGGTGTTACCTCATGGTGCAAGTACCTAATAACATAAGAAGAGGGTGAAACTTTAATTGTTACAATCTTTGAATCCTGGCCTTCGTTTTCCAATTGAAGTAGCCATCACTTATAAGAAATTACTGCTTTTTACTGTCACGTTATCACGTTACCTAATTGCATGGCAACTTTACAAGATtttctaaataacattactcgttCAACATTGTGTCCCTATGAtgacatgtatatataatatttaagaAGTCAACTATATTTGGCCACACTAAATTTTAGTCAatgataataatttatatattcaaCTTACAGTAGGCCTTCTGCAGACCCAATTGCAATCTTCATTCTCCTTTTCCAATCCATTTGCATTTCGCCGGTGAATTGGCCGTGCAAATGAGAGAGCAAGCTGAGGTTTGGCATGTAGTCGTAGACTATGAGCCGTTGATCAGTCCCAGCGCAGTACCCCCTCAGACCCAACAAATTCTTGTGCCGAACCCTTCCCAGAACTTCTACTTCCACTGCAAATTCCATCTCCGCCTTCGAATTCATTGCCTTCAACTTTTTCACAGCAATCTGCACAATAAGAACCAAAACAATATTAATAATGGTGGCCAAatcgatttttttatttttatttttatttttatttttatttttatttttatttttatttttatttttaacaggGTATGTAGGACACGGTGCAAAGTGCTTTCTCCACGAGTCTGATAAAGGTGAAACTTTCGCCTACTAACATAGCTCTAAAGAATTGTTTGCATTTTTAATTAAGGATCGAACCTTAAATCAAATGCTTCGTAAGGTACCACGAATAGGgcaaacgagccgagcttgagtGAGTAGTGCTTGTGCAAACTtggctcatttaaatttatcacgaTCCCGATCCCGAGCATAGCTCATCTATCACGAGCCGGAGCTTATTTATCACAAGCCCGAGCTGAGTTCGAGCTCCtgatgagttttaaaaattaagttcaagTCAACtaaatgagctcgagctcatgatGAATGATAAAAATTAAGCTTCGCTCGGCCGATTTTGTTGTaagttatataatttatttaacatacaaaaaaaaaaaaaaaatgagtgagctcgtataaaaattaatattacattatataacatataaacaatatatatttttattgtatgctaaataaactatataacttataaaaaaataaaaataaatgatataataattattaaatatcatatgataatacttataacatataataaagtgattacatgtTCTATAtcacaatattatattattatatgaacaTATAGTCATATAATCCTATTAGAACATTCCTAGTAGCcacatcaaattttactcatcaaaatagctaaaaatcacttttcttta
Coding sequences within:
- the LOC133871178 gene encoding PTI1-like tyrosine-protein kinase At3g15890 — its product is MGSTLSCCFSEKVDEGITTIVGGSSSWRIFTYKELHAATNGFSEDNKLGEGGFGSVYWGKTSDGLQIAVKKLKAMNSKAEMEFAVEVEVLGRVRHKNLLGLRGYCAGTDQRLIVYDYMPNLSLLSHLHGQFTGEMQMDWKRRMKIAIGSAEGLLYLHHEVTPHIIHRDIKASNVLLNSDFEPLVADFGFAKLIPEGVSHLTTRVKGTLGYLAPEYAMWGKVSESCDVYSFGILLLEIITGRKPIEKLPGGVKRTITEWAEPLISTGRFKNLADPKLRGNFDESQLKQAISVAALCVQNEPEKRPNMKEVVSLLNGHDPKVKVMPMKIKSVKYEKELLAFDQPSDEDDDGGHGGAPDESTNGYGVFSALEMQKMQDPYKHHRDGRINKNVY